The Opitutaceae bacterium genome has a window encoding:
- a CDS encoding S8 family serine peptidase, producing the protein MLERRIRAGLYAARVNHPRDIDALPNLINLTKVLDEPEVLYAEPDYLRFASEILPDDPRIAEQWALGSGPGGVRAFEAWETRATAPNVIVAVIDSGMDRTHNDLRANLWINADEIENNGLDDDGNGYIDDKHGIGTLDEPDPLRDDAGHGTAVAGVIGARGNNGLGISGVAWEVQLMPLKFLGGDGSGLSSDQIECIDYAIENGASIINASYGGAGHSLAVLEALERVQAADILFVAAAGNNSVNIDLEPIYPAAYGLDCILTIASLDPDGKLSDFSNYGIGTVDLAAPGKDILSTARTGENYQVVSGTSFAAPMVSGAAALLRAAFPDDSASVLTSRLVTERDSKSDLEKWVRGGATLNLITVLEGSEQAPPNDAFQYATTIDPENAKRTFSLRNTSLEPGEPNPPGATLSRSVWFWRPRGDNDLLTIEANSPSGTIGLALYEGDELQRLTKLESAYSAFPGQTVRITRSMEIWQSPYIAVYGSDDADALVELRLVRRPANDDLSAAFKAADASFWRIGSNEGATHEKGEPVHHGVGTGHSVWWEWIAPRSGPYYLDTVGSGTDTVLAVYTGSDPGNLTQIVANDNDSGQTSSEVSFQATAGTAYKIAIDTARGNPGPFHLTGRYADPPAITRQPKDIQVTAGEHYDLSVIVSGMQPIDYQWYHNGEPVVGLSSNIIGNSSARESDAGIWKVTASNASGSVTSREAEVVVLGAWPQFTRHPQDTRVAIGDRLVLSVAISGEGALSYQWYANLEPLDGENGPTLIIQNAQAVDSGAYHVVATNPHGSATSRTAHVQVTAERPEAWIPVASGPKTLGTVIFDDMDGELVALDDEGLFHVWQGGDAWETRSVGMKVPLVSTAGGTGRYVISSRSGILFESTDGFSWTEHETPNTLFSQIAHGAGVFVAVAQTGSIHVSATAGSWTESRASSKTPSSVAVTFFADRFIAAMTLLDGMEGEVVAFTSEDGVEWEEQSLVSRGGMFIETSLQFFETETGLVLIPTLPVALRTLNGTDWALVDKDKWTPTIAYGASKYLAIYDNTLETSADLVNWKSLGPNPFPWFRAATHRAGNWFVNRSDGSIQRIESLDPFTYPSLNPITFLDTLDYLEFIDNEFVAIGGTQLHSAYMSGNGLGWHQANIGRGTTLSFGNRLFVTEFNIARHPDLLLRFPLEGHSVTGGEPLMAFGHGRHVRLESGSVQTTETGQTWTRIDLPVSRNWTRFMYAAERFVAVSDTGDVLVGVSPDDWSVNASGHSGPLTGICHGQSRFMVTTESGALLESTDAVSWTPIDTEHDCQLFDIAFGDGRFVAVGERCAMVSVDRANWSRIDPGGPDRTLTEVAFGSGVFLAGDTNGRLYRLTPKSTHSPEISYKRTSLLSLIHPYDPVEYSVEGFDPGGEAVSVDVELDGVDVSIHPIEEGAYSFSLRSEKPGNRQAVIRAINQSGLQASSAFVFEVQAPQPDALWDPDVRFGPAAFFKGFEYRGQPDGSIVRRRPSEAWQRMRTPSAGTMISDVVAGGDLLAARNYSGAVYFCHNGIDWEEATTEFYEIRATGRSILGKGKDGYVYATDDGVTWNRAAPALSSAIQVIDFRSWNLLLTDRLYVSEDGLDFAPHSDSRFSDLLAMAEVGDRICLFSRSGYCYVSSDLTAWTANPLPVTPQVEGPPGTFTYLEWQEVRHSGDRAFLWADWGQTHGSRRYESVDGVTWTEVKPDLSPKAIELDESVTYLLEKELILISDGPGRWSFAPLARPEVLQWMETGPREDFGTYVDIPGTHNLLRIYRDPVSAEILGTTSTATAAMAWNADTLVALSNDVVQTGTTNRSIVNTQPAEWRSREVGIGFAVRAMAASPTRFVAVGDAHQYATSINGMDWVTGTVVEYQPGLPASHPFSRELSWVYYLEEARLFVAGSSSLRAIGTFTSADGINWTHHPNAPNERPAVCDGNRIIMAGSSQAWLTDDGMTWREIDRTHPERLIGQGNSGRFFSYSDQNGVLIVSHNGETWTPAMRTDTGGAFAGKVVATDLNPMAVLSGDAWTTEDLGLTWSRIDLDVPFGMEEAAQRHYVRGRWFRDLGFARGEDIAITRFEVENETLGPGDRLQVKFDLTNNSPYTLNQDAAVDFLLAREPVWRGDAPRFEAITTIDLSAVPPGSTATISVSGILPGSIQPGPFYIGIQIDALEEIHEVCESNNYAFTRDTPLRLVAWALDLKVEGNGAIRTSEPGPRYRDGTSILLTAVPDPGNTFVGWVEESTGGSDTITVAMDRDRSVTARFERGYRLSTYRRGSGSISLSPDKGIFRPGETVTITAHPAEGWAFVGWTGDHDGTDSEIEETMDLDRSLTAVFHQTFNLYRELVFSPDEQLDPAISGPDADMDGDGASNLAEFLLLGDPTDPGTAGSIIAASDRDYVRIAYLRRRHVSDYSVRALASVDLINWSTTGIEETLTPNASGHWEIVEARIPRIDNTAIFLCLFAEPTQPSVSE; encoded by the coding sequence ATGCTTGAAAGGAGGATCCGAGCGGGACTCTACGCGGCCCGGGTCAACCACCCGCGAGACATCGATGCTCTACCCAATCTGATCAACCTCACGAAAGTCCTCGACGAACCCGAGGTCCTGTACGCGGAGCCGGACTACCTGCGGTTTGCCTCGGAGATCTTGCCCGACGATCCGCGGATTGCAGAGCAATGGGCCCTCGGGTCGGGACCGGGAGGCGTCCGGGCATTCGAAGCCTGGGAGACGCGAGCGACTGCCCCGAACGTGATCGTAGCAGTCATCGATTCCGGGATGGACCGCACACACAACGACCTGCGGGCCAATCTCTGGATAAACGCAGACGAAATCGAGAACAATGGTCTCGACGACGACGGAAACGGATACATCGACGATAAACACGGCATTGGAACGCTCGATGAACCTGATCCATTGAGAGACGACGCCGGTCATGGCACGGCCGTGGCCGGGGTGATCGGAGCGCGTGGTAACAACGGATTGGGAATCTCCGGTGTCGCCTGGGAGGTCCAGTTGATGCCGCTCAAGTTTCTGGGCGGCGATGGCAGCGGCCTTTCTTCCGACCAGATCGAGTGCATTGACTACGCGATTGAGAACGGTGCCTCGATCATCAATGCCAGCTATGGAGGGGCCGGACATAGCCTGGCAGTCCTGGAAGCTCTCGAAAGGGTGCAGGCAGCCGACATCCTTTTTGTAGCTGCGGCGGGCAACAACTCCGTCAACATAGATCTGGAGCCAATATATCCGGCCGCCTACGGCCTCGATTGCATTCTGACGATCGCCTCTCTGGATCCGGATGGGAAACTGTCGGACTTTTCCAACTACGGGATCGGCACGGTGGACCTGGCGGCCCCTGGAAAGGACATACTCTCGACCGCGAGGACCGGTGAAAACTACCAAGTGGTGAGCGGGACTTCGTTTGCCGCACCCATGGTCTCGGGAGCCGCCGCCCTGCTTCGCGCGGCCTTCCCAGATGACTCGGCATCAGTCCTCACCAGTCGACTGGTAACCGAACGCGATTCGAAAAGCGACCTGGAGAAATGGGTTCGCGGGGGAGCCACGCTCAACCTCATCACCGTCCTTGAAGGGTCGGAACAGGCGCCTCCCAACGACGCGTTTCAATACGCAACCACGATTGATCCAGAGAACGCGAAGCGGACTTTCAGCCTGCGCAATACGAGCCTCGAACCAGGCGAACCCAATCCTCCAGGAGCTACCCTATCGCGCTCGGTCTGGTTCTGGCGACCGCGTGGAGACAACGACCTGCTCACAATCGAAGCGAATTCTCCCTCGGGCACAATTGGCCTCGCCCTATACGAGGGTGACGAACTGCAGAGACTTACGAAGCTGGAATCCGCCTATTCAGCTTTTCCCGGCCAAACCGTGCGCATCACACGGTCCATGGAGATCTGGCAGAGTCCCTACATCGCGGTCTACGGATCGGATGACGCGGATGCTCTGGTGGAGCTTCGCCTTGTTCGCCGCCCGGCCAATGACGACCTGTCTGCCGCCTTCAAAGCCGCCGATGCGTCATTCTGGAGGATCGGATCCAACGAAGGCGCAACCCATGAAAAGGGAGAACCCGTCCACCACGGTGTGGGGACCGGGCATTCGGTTTGGTGGGAATGGATAGCTCCCCGAAGCGGACCCTACTACCTTGATACCGTCGGGAGCGGAACCGACACCGTGCTCGCTGTTTACACCGGTAGCGACCCGGGCAACCTTACCCAGATCGTTGCAAACGACAACGACTCGGGCCAAACCTCAAGCGAAGTCAGCTTCCAGGCAACCGCCGGCACGGCCTACAAGATCGCGATCGACACGGCTCGAGGCAATCCAGGTCCGTTTCACCTGACCGGTCGCTATGCCGATCCACCTGCAATCACACGACAACCCAAGGACATTCAAGTCACCGCAGGCGAGCACTATGACCTTTCCGTGATTGTGTCCGGCATGCAGCCGATCGACTACCAATGGTATCACAACGGCGAACCGGTAGTCGGGCTGAGCTCGAACATCATCGGCAATTCATCCGCACGTGAGTCCGACGCCGGGATCTGGAAGGTGACCGCTTCGAACGCGTCGGGATCCGTGACCAGTCGCGAAGCCGAGGTCGTCGTCCTGGGAGCCTGGCCGCAGTTCACGCGGCACCCGCAGGATACCCGGGTCGCAATCGGAGATCGACTGGTCCTGTCCGTTGCCATCAGCGGTGAGGGAGCTCTCTCCTACCAATGGTACGCCAACCTGGAGCCATTGGACGGAGAGAATGGACCGACCCTGATTATCCAGAATGCACAGGCGGTCGACAGCGGAGCCTATCACGTCGTAGCCACAAATCCCCACGGATCCGCGACAAGCCGGACCGCGCACGTCCAAGTGACAGCAGAGAGACCGGAAGCATGGATCCCGGTGGCGTCGGGACCCAAGACTCTTGGGACGGTCATTTTCGACGACATGGACGGAGAACTCGTTGCGCTGGACGACGAGGGTCTTTTCCACGTCTGGCAAGGTGGCGACGCATGGGAGACCAGGTCGGTCGGCATGAAGGTGCCGCTCGTGTCAACCGCAGGAGGAACCGGTCGCTACGTGATCAGTTCCCGATCAGGTATCTTGTTCGAATCGACCGACGGCTTTTCGTGGACGGAGCACGAAACACCCAACACCCTGTTCTCCCAGATTGCACATGGTGCGGGCGTATTCGTGGCCGTTGCACAGACCGGTTCGATCCACGTTTCCGCGACTGCCGGCAGTTGGACGGAGAGCAGAGCCAGTTCGAAGACGCCCAGTTCAGTCGCGGTCACGTTTTTTGCAGACCGGTTCATTGCGGCGATGACCCTCCTTGACGGCATGGAGGGAGAAGTAGTCGCCTTTACATCCGAAGACGGTGTTGAATGGGAAGAGCAATCTCTCGTGTCACGGGGAGGCATGTTCATCGAGACATCGCTGCAGTTCTTCGAAACGGAGACCGGCCTTGTCCTCATCCCCACCCTCCCCGTTGCCCTACGCACCCTGAACGGAACCGACTGGGCACTTGTGGACAAGGACAAGTGGACTCCGACTATTGCCTATGGCGCCAGCAAGTATCTGGCAATTTACGACAACACCCTTGAGACAAGCGCCGACCTGGTAAACTGGAAGTCCCTCGGACCAAATCCGTTTCCGTGGTTCCGCGCAGCCACGCATCGGGCGGGCAATTGGTTCGTGAATCGGTCCGACGGCTCGATTCAGAGGATCGAGTCCTTGGATCCCTTTACCTATCCGAGCCTGAATCCCATCACTTTTCTGGACACTCTGGACTACCTTGAGTTCATCGACAATGAGTTCGTGGCCATCGGAGGAACTCAACTTCACAGCGCCTACATGTCCGGGAACGGACTCGGTTGGCACCAAGCCAACATCGGCCGCGGAACGACGCTGTCGTTCGGCAATCGGTTGTTTGTCACGGAATTCAACATTGCACGACACCCGGATCTACTGCTGAGATTCCCGCTTGAGGGGCACAGTGTGACGGGAGGAGAGCCATTGATGGCTTTTGGTCACGGGCGCCATGTTCGCCTCGAATCCGGTTCTGTCCAGACAACCGAGACGGGTCAGACATGGACCCGTATCGATCTACCCGTTTCCAGGAACTGGACGCGTTTCATGTATGCTGCGGAACGATTCGTCGCGGTGTCCGATACCGGTGATGTGCTGGTCGGTGTGTCGCCCGATGACTGGTCCGTGAATGCCAGCGGTCACTCCGGCCCCCTGACCGGCATCTGCCATGGACAAAGTCGTTTCATGGTGACCACCGAATCCGGAGCGCTGTTGGAATCAACCGACGCGGTATCGTGGACTCCAATCGATACCGAACACGACTGCCAGCTTTTTGACATAGCATTTGGCGATGGGCGATTTGTGGCGGTCGGAGAGCGATGCGCGATGGTTTCGGTTGATCGGGCAAACTGGTCACGCATTGATCCCGGTGGGCCTGATCGCACTCTGACCGAGGTGGCATTTGGATCCGGCGTGTTCCTGGCCGGCGACACGAACGGACGTCTGTACCGTTTGACCCCCAAGTCCACTCATTCTCCCGAGATCAGCTACAAAAGGACCAGCCTGTTGAGCCTGATCCATCCATACGATCCCGTGGAATACAGTGTCGAAGGCTTCGACCCGGGTGGAGAAGCCGTTTCCGTCGACGTCGAACTGGACGGCGTAGATGTTTCGATTCACCCAATCGAAGAAGGTGCGTACTCGTTCTCCCTGCGCTCGGAAAAACCAGGAAACAGGCAAGCTGTCATTCGGGCGATCAATCAAAGTGGTCTGCAGGCGTCGAGTGCATTTGTGTTCGAAGTTCAGGCACCACAGCCCGACGCTCTCTGGGACCCCGACGTGCGATTTGGTCCGGCTGCGTTCTTCAAAGGGTTTGAATACCGCGGGCAACCCGACGGCTCAATAGTGCGTCGGAGGCCTTCCGAGGCCTGGCAACGCATGCGTACCCCTTCGGCGGGTACAATGATATCGGACGTTGTCGCCGGCGGAGACCTCTTAGCTGCCCGGAACTATTCAGGAGCGGTCTACTTCTGTCACAACGGCATTGATTGGGAGGAGGCGACAACAGAGTTCTATGAGATCCGGGCTACGGGGCGTTCAATACTGGGCAAGGGCAAGGACGGCTACGTCTATGCAACTGACGATGGCGTAACCTGGAATCGAGCCGCTCCTGCTTTGAGTTCAGCCATCCAGGTGATCGATTTCAGATCGTGGAACCTTCTTCTGACCGACAGATTGTACGTGTCCGAGGATGGGCTGGATTTCGCTCCTCACTCGGATTCACGCTTCTCCGACCTGCTTGCCATGGCAGAGGTAGGCGACCGGATCTGCCTGTTCTCCAGGAGCGGGTACTGCTACGTATCGTCCGACCTGACCGCGTGGACTGCCAATCCTCTTCCGGTGACGCCCCAGGTCGAAGGTCCTCCAGGCACGTTCACCTATCTGGAATGGCAGGAAGTTCGCCACAGCGGTGATCGTGCTTTCCTCTGGGCCGACTGGGGCCAAACCCATGGTTCCCGGAGGTATGAATCTGTCGACGGCGTGACTTGGACAGAGGTCAAGCCAGACCTCTCGCCGAAAGCGATCGAACTGGATGAATCTGTGACCTACCTTCTGGAAAAAGAGCTTATCCTAATCTCGGACGGACCCGGAAGATGGTCGTTCGCTCCCCTTGCCCGACCCGAGGTTCTTCAATGGATGGAAACAGGGCCACGAGAGGACTTTGGAACATACGTCGATATCCCCGGCACACATAACCTGTTGCGAATCTATAGAGACCCGGTTTCGGCCGAGATACTGGGAACGACCAGCACCGCCACGGCCGCAATGGCCTGGAACGCAGATACTTTGGTCGCGTTGTCCAATGACGTGGTTCAGACGGGCACCACCAATCGATCGATTGTGAATACCCAACCGGCGGAATGGCGAAGCCGGGAAGTTGGTATTGGGTTCGCGGTCCGAGCCATGGCTGCCTCGCCCACCCGGTTCGTTGCAGTTGGAGACGCTCATCAATATGCCACCTCGATCAACGGAATGGATTGGGTGACAGGCACAGTAGTGGAATACCAACCCGGTCTCCCAGCCAGCCACCCCTTCTCTCGTGAGCTATCCTGGGTGTATTATCTTGAAGAGGCACGATTGTTCGTGGCTGGATCAAGCTCGCTTCGAGCAATCGGGACGTTCACATCAGCAGATGGCATCAACTGGACACACCATCCCAATGCGCCGAACGAACGGCCGGCCGTTTGCGATGGGAACCGGATCATAATGGCCGGCTCGAGCCAGGCATGGCTGACAGACGATGGAATGACCTGGCGCGAGATCGACAGGACACATCCGGAGCGATTGATCGGACAAGGAAACTCGGGCCGTTTCTTCTCCTACTCCGACCAGAATGGCGTCCTCATCGTAAGCCACAACGGCGAGACATGGACCCCGGCCATGCGGACGGACACGGGCGGGGCCTTCGCAGGAAAAGTGGTGGCTACCGATCTCAATCCCATGGCCGTCCTGTCCGGCGATGCCTGGACCACAGAGGACCTCGGTCTCACCTGGAGCCGAATTGACCTGGACGTTCCGTTCGGAATGGAGGAAGCCGCTCAGAGGCACTACGTCCGGGGGCGCTGGTTCCGCGACCTCGGTTTTGCGCGCGGCGAGGACATCGCCATTACCCGATTCGAAGTAGAGAACGAGACACTCGGTCCAGGCGACAGGCTTCAGGTCAAGTTCGATCTCACCAACAACTCACCCTATACTCTGAATCAGGATGCCGCAGTCGACTTCCTGCTCGCCCGCGAACCCGTCTGGCGAGGGGACGCTCCACGATTTGAGGCGATCACCACTATCGATCTTTCTGCAGTGCCCCCTGGTTCGACTGCAACGATCTCGGTTTCCGGCATCCTGCCGGGGTCCATTCAGCCGGGACCATTCTACATCGGCATCCAAATCGACGCACTTGAAGAGATCCATGAGGTCTGCGAGTCCAACAACTATGCGTTCACCCGGGACACACCACTGAGGCTGGTCGCCTGGGCCCTGGATCTCAAGGTTGAGGGCAATGGGGCGATCCGGACCAGCGAGCCAGGTCCACGATATCGGGACGGAACCTCTATACTCCTCACCGCCGTGCCGGATCCGGGCAACACGTTCGTTGGTTGGGTGGAGGAATCAACCGGCGGCAGTGACACGATCACCGTAGCCATGGACCGCGACCGTTCGGTCACGGCCCGGTTTGAACGCGGATATCGATTGAGCACCTACCGCCGCGGGAGCGGATCGATCTCGCTCTCGCCCGACAAGGGTATTTTTCGACCCGGCGAAACTGTCACGATCACGGCACACCCGGCAGAGGGCTGGGCGTTCGTTGGTTGGACGGGTGACCACGATGGTACCGATTCCGAAATCGAAGAGACCATGGACCTGGATCGGAGCCTAACTGCCGTCTTCCACCAGACGTTCAATCTCTACCGGGAATTGGTCTTCTCTCCCGATGAACAGCTTGACCCAGCGATATCCGGCCCTGACGCCGACATGGACGGAGACGGGGCTTCAAACCTGGCTGAGTTTCTTCTGCTTGGAGACCCGACGGACCCCGGAACTGCTGGGTCCATAATAGCGGCCTCCGATCGCGACTACGTCCGGATAGCCTACCTACGACGCCGTCACGTCAGCGACTACTCGGTCCGTGCTCTGGCATCCGTCGACCTCATCAACTGGAGTACCACGGGAATCGAGGAAACGCTGACTCCCAACGCCAGCGGGCATTGGGAGATCGTGGAGGCACGCATACCCCGCATCGATAACACGGCCATCTTTCTGTGCCTTTTTGCAGAACCAACCCAACCCTCGGTATCCGAGTAG